A single genomic interval of Catenulispora sp. EB89 harbors:
- a CDS encoding MATE family efflux transporter: MSIGTAGHRRAIVALAWPVYVELLAGVVAGIIDVAWVAHLGPAPTAAVALATNLENLVLGLVYIAGAGTTMLVAARATAEGRRAAIRGGAALSAVITTAVVGAGLAFRGQVVGLFFGTGEGDARRAALGYLAISIPGLAVYFGQIMVDAVFKGLGDTRTPMRLAMGANALILVLDPTLIYGLGLGVRGAAIATVTGRAAMLAVAAVVVRRRVVESQPAQNPTTMPARTLPNSDIASSANGAAPTAAPVTKRAQVTLREAADPVLATSAKAPLASGLASSADKLPQVALLEVAAATSAKAPQATDVASSAAELPQVALLETTAPTSAKAPQATDVASSADKLPQVALLETAAPTSTKTPLATDVAGSAGKLRPVVLLEAVDRESASPLGSPAIALSQLSASALPRPATLRDLAYSALEVARAGAPLGTDFIVRMAGATALAGVVATFGVAAVAAYGIGTKAMYFASMAFYAVRQAATIHSARSAPDRRIGSAVLGVGAVLGLGAAVVYAAAAPWIMAAFTARPDVAAVGVVFLRWLALYLVPTSVVIGLSGVLAAGRGGRRLLPVTVFGTVLAVVLAHVLSGPFSLAGVWAAMASSAALQCAALLVLLRGAVSAGKRP, translated from the coding sequence ATGAGCATCGGCACAGCGGGACATCGGCGCGCGATCGTGGCGCTGGCATGGCCGGTGTACGTGGAACTGCTGGCAGGAGTGGTCGCCGGCATCATCGACGTGGCCTGGGTCGCGCACCTGGGCCCGGCGCCCACAGCGGCGGTGGCACTGGCCACGAACCTGGAGAACCTGGTCCTGGGCCTGGTGTACATCGCCGGCGCGGGCACGACGATGCTGGTGGCGGCACGTGCGACGGCGGAGGGGCGCCGGGCGGCGATCCGCGGCGGCGCGGCACTGTCAGCGGTGATCACGACGGCGGTGGTCGGCGCCGGGCTGGCGTTCCGAGGGCAGGTGGTGGGCCTGTTCTTCGGCACCGGGGAGGGCGACGCGCGCCGGGCCGCCTTGGGCTACCTGGCGATCTCGATCCCGGGGCTGGCGGTGTACTTCGGCCAGATCATGGTCGACGCGGTGTTCAAGGGACTCGGCGACACGCGCACCCCGATGCGGCTGGCGATGGGCGCCAACGCGCTGATCCTGGTGCTCGACCCGACGCTGATCTACGGGCTCGGACTCGGCGTGCGCGGCGCCGCGATCGCGACGGTGACGGGGCGCGCGGCGATGCTGGCGGTCGCGGCGGTGGTGGTTCGGCGGCGGGTTGTGGAGAGCCAGCCCGCGCAAAATCCGACCACCATGCCAGCCAGAACACTGCCCAACAGCGACATCGCCAGCTCAGCAAATGGGGCCGCGCCAACCGCCGCCCCGGTAACCAAGCGCGCGCAGGTCACGCTCCGGGAAGCCGCCGACCCGGTACTCGCCACCTCAGCGAAGGCGCCGCTAGCCAGCGGCCTCGCCAGCTCAGCAGACAAGCTCCCGCAAGTCGCGCTGCTCGAAGTCGCCGCCGCCACCTCAGCGAAGGCACCACAAGCCACCGACGTCGCCAGCTCAGCAGCCGAGCTCCCGCAAGTCGCGCTTCTCGAAACCACCGCGCCCACCTCAGCGAAGGCACCACAAGCCACCGACGTCGCCAGCTCAGCAGACAAGCTCCCGCAAGTCGCGCTTCTCGAAACCGCCGCGCCCACCTCAACGAAGACACCCCTAGCCACCGACGTCGCCGGCTCAGCAGGCAAGCTCCGGCCGGTCGTGCTGCTCGAAGCAGTAGATCGCGAATCGGCATCGCCCCTCGGCAGCCCGGCCATCGCACTGAGCCAGCTCTCTGCCAGCGCACTCCCCCGCCCCGCCACTCTCCGCGACCTCGCCTACTCAGCCCTCGAAGTCGCCCGAGCCGGCGCCCCGCTCGGTACCGACTTCATCGTCCGCATGGCCGGCGCGACCGCCTTGGCCGGTGTCGTCGCCACCTTCGGCGTCGCCGCCGTGGCCGCCTATGGCATCGGCACCAAGGCCATGTACTTCGCCTCCATGGCGTTCTACGCCGTCCGGCAGGCCGCGACCATCCACTCCGCGCGCAGCGCACCCGACCGGCGGATCGGCTCCGCGGTGCTCGGTGTCGGTGCGGTGCTGGGTCTGGGTGCCGCCGTGGTGTACGCCGCCGCCGCTCCGTGGATCATGGCCGCGTTCACCGCGCGCCCCGATGTGGCCGCCGTCGGCGTCGTGTTCCTGCGGTGGCTGGCGCTGTACCTGGTGCCGACTTCCGTGGTGATCGGGCTGTCGGGGGTGCTGGCGGCCGGGCGCGGTGGGCGGCGGCTGCTGCCGGTGACCGTCTTCGGGACGGTGCTGGCCGTGGTGCTGGCGCACGTGCTCAGCGGGCCGTTCAGCCTGGCCGGTGTCTGGGCCGCGATGGCGAGCAGCGCGGCACTTCAGTGTGCCGCGCTGCTGGTCCTGCTCCGGGGCGCGGTCAGCGCAGGTAAACGGCCATGA
- a CDS encoding phosphodiester glycosidase family protein, producing MSAKSEELEGLRDGEPTDGDVGAVHGDRVVDTDADTADAGAGARDGAGAGSAERAALDETVSLPAMTPQQGDALAETVALTSAGDHDHMRVRPQAATAPLDATHITQEPTGPTVTDVVPVPVPVPQDVADETARAVAEASGDGAGAGSAGGAGGGGGGFRGGDSGGGDSADGRDHGPDSGPDHEAAAHAEAAEAPFPARRKRHTPLYGRGVRVLPWKHKARLNPKQRRRRKIVVRSLWGCVLVFFGTVAWSITGALTSPGTDTVQARLAEWGHDHGLAGVVTTLEQWQYDLNPPSKGGSVDAKQFTDLGPTAAAPSTKPSKAGGVPSKPGGPSSQADVIAMQPRMPAPPGLTLESGEGEFQVAVQTPNGQPVVQVARIRPDATYTGVTADVAVIDQKHSSYVLHPGHEGGLNSIITNVPNQIDANARPNLIALFNGGFKISESHGGYYDHGVTAATLVDGAASEVIFKDGHMAVGMWGRDYSFQKNPDILSVRQNLKLMVDGGQIVPYIDDSSTWGRADHGSAAVWRSGVGVKANGDIVWVGGNELTAPSLARLLKDAGAVRAMQLDINLRWADFQYFPNHDGNPDTSKLYEDFLQGPNKFFVNSTKDFMAVYLR from the coding sequence GTGTCCGCGAAGAGCGAGGAGCTGGAAGGCCTGCGGGACGGCGAGCCGACCGACGGCGACGTCGGGGCGGTTCACGGGGACCGGGTGGTCGATACCGATGCCGACACCGCGGATGCTGGTGCGGGCGCGCGTGACGGTGCGGGCGCGGGCAGTGCCGAGCGCGCCGCGCTGGACGAGACGGTGTCGCTGCCGGCGATGACGCCGCAGCAGGGAGACGCGCTGGCCGAGACGGTCGCGCTGACCTCGGCCGGCGACCACGACCACATGCGGGTACGCCCGCAGGCCGCGACCGCCCCGCTCGACGCGACGCACATCACCCAGGAGCCCACCGGGCCGACGGTGACCGACGTCGTGCCGGTGCCGGTGCCGGTACCGCAGGACGTCGCGGACGAGACGGCGCGTGCCGTCGCCGAGGCTTCCGGCGACGGCGCCGGCGCCGGTTCTGCCGGTGGCGCGGGCGGTGGCGGCGGCGGTTTCCGGGGCGGCGACTCCGGCGGCGGTGATTCCGCCGACGGCCGCGACCACGGCCCGGACTCCGGTCCCGACCACGAGGCCGCCGCGCACGCCGAGGCGGCCGAGGCCCCGTTCCCGGCCCGCCGCAAGCGCCACACTCCTTTGTACGGACGCGGTGTCCGGGTCCTGCCGTGGAAGCACAAGGCGCGCCTGAACCCGAAGCAGCGCCGCCGCCGCAAAATCGTGGTGCGTTCGCTGTGGGGCTGCGTGCTGGTCTTCTTCGGCACCGTCGCCTGGTCCATCACCGGCGCCCTGACGTCGCCGGGTACTGACACCGTGCAGGCGCGGCTGGCCGAGTGGGGCCACGACCACGGCCTGGCCGGCGTGGTGACGACGCTGGAGCAGTGGCAGTACGACCTGAACCCGCCGTCCAAGGGCGGTTCGGTCGACGCCAAGCAGTTCACCGACCTCGGCCCGACGGCCGCGGCGCCGTCGACCAAGCCGTCGAAGGCCGGCGGCGTCCCGAGCAAGCCCGGCGGGCCGAGCAGCCAGGCCGACGTGATCGCCATGCAGCCGCGCATGCCGGCCCCGCCCGGACTGACGCTGGAGTCCGGCGAGGGCGAGTTCCAGGTGGCGGTGCAGACGCCCAACGGCCAGCCGGTGGTCCAGGTCGCCCGCATCCGCCCCGACGCGACGTACACCGGCGTCACCGCCGACGTCGCGGTGATCGACCAGAAGCACTCCAGCTACGTGCTGCACCCCGGGCACGAGGGCGGGCTGAACTCGATCATCACCAACGTCCCGAACCAGATCGACGCCAACGCCCGCCCCAACCTGATCGCGCTGTTCAACGGCGGCTTCAAGATCAGCGAATCCCACGGCGGCTACTACGACCACGGCGTCACCGCCGCCACCCTGGTCGACGGCGCGGCCAGCGAGGTCATCTTCAAGGACGGCCACATGGCGGTCGGCATGTGGGGCCGCGACTACAGCTTCCAGAAGAACCCCGACATCCTCAGCGTCCGCCAGAACCTGAAGCTGATGGTCGACGGCGGCCAGATCGTCCCCTACATCGACGACAGCTCCACCTGGGGCCGCGCCGACCACGGCTCGGCGGCGGTCTGGCGCTCCGGCGTCGGCGTGAAGGCGAACGGCGACATCGTCTGGGTCGGCGGCAACGAACTGACGGCGCCCTCCCTGGCCCGCCTGCTCAAGGACGCCGGCGCCGTCCGCGCGATGCAGCTGGACATCAACCTGCGCTGGGCGGACTTCCAGTACTTCCCGAACCACGACGGCAACCCGGACACCTCGAAGCTGTACGAGGACTTCCTCCAGGGCCCGAACAAGTTCTTCGTGAACTCCACGAAGGACTTCATGGCCGTTTACCTGCGCTGA
- a CDS encoding PadR family transcriptional regulator, whose protein sequence is MLPLAILGFLAEGPLHGYQLKERITALTGHVKPVSDGALYPAITRLESQGRLERWPEPGAGAATRQVLGLTDAGRAELARRLSEPTDVEITDRNRYFTILAFLHRLEDPAAQAAVLRRRLAFLDAPGAGFFFGEDGKPVRAEDAPTLFQRGMGQIARATARAEREWLHKAIAELDGASGE, encoded by the coding sequence ATGCTCCCCCTGGCGATCCTCGGCTTCCTCGCCGAAGGCCCCCTCCACGGCTACCAGCTCAAGGAGCGCATCACCGCCCTCACCGGCCACGTCAAGCCGGTCAGCGACGGCGCCCTCTACCCGGCCATCACCCGTCTGGAGTCCCAGGGCCGCCTGGAGCGCTGGCCCGAGCCCGGCGCCGGCGCCGCCACCCGCCAGGTCCTCGGCCTCACCGACGCCGGCCGCGCGGAGCTGGCCCGGCGCCTGAGCGAGCCCACCGACGTGGAGATCACCGACCGGAACCGCTACTTCACGATCCTGGCGTTCCTGCACCGCCTCGAAGACCCCGCCGCGCAGGCCGCCGTCCTGCGCCGCCGCCTGGCCTTCCTCGACGCGCCCGGGGCCGGCTTCTTCTTCGGCGAGGACGGCAAGCCGGTCAGGGCCGAGGACGCCCCGACCCTCTTCCAGCGCGGCATGGGCCAGATCGCGCGCGCGACCGCGCGGGCCGAACGTGAGTGGTTGCACAAGGCCATCGCCGAGTTGGACGGCGCATCCGGGGAATAG